CGCGGCGAGGACGGCCAGCAGACGGAGATGTCGATCGAGTGCAATTTCGGCGATCTCGGCGATTGCGGCCGCAAGCGCTACGAGGTCGGCTACGAGAAGGGCGACTTCCTGTTCGAGATCACTTTCCCGGACAAGCAGCCGGGCTCCAGCGGCACCATCGCCATCAACTCGGATTTCTCCGGACAGGGCCGCTCGATCGATATTTACGGGATCAGGGTCGCGGCGCAGTAGCAGGCTCTCAGTCGAGCAGTGCCTGCAGCGTCTCGATGCGGTCGGCTTCGGCGGCGGGTTTGTCCCAGCGCAGGCGTGAAATGCGGGGGAAGCGCATGGCGACGCCCGACTTGTGGCGTGTCGAGCGATTAAGACCCTCGAAGGCGATTTCCAGCACGAGGCCCTGCTTGCGGTCCGCGCGCACCGAGCGCACGGGGCCGAAGCGCTCCAGCGTGTTGTCGCGGATGTATTTGTCGAGCTGCTTCAACTCCTCGTCGGTGAAGCCGAAATAGGCTTTCCCGACCGGCACCAGCTCCTCCTCGCCCTCGGGACCGGTCCAGACGCCGAACGTATAGTCGGAATAGAAGCTTGAACGCTTGCCATGGCCGCGCTGGGCGTACATCAGCACGGCGTCGACCGTGTGGGGATCGCGCTTCCACTTGAACCACGGCCCTTTCGGCCGGCCGGCGAGGTAAGGCGAATCCCAGCGCTTCAGCATCACGCCTTCGATGATGGGATGCGGCGGCTCGCCGCGCAGGCGCTCCAGCGCTTCCCAGTCGGAAAACGCCACCAGCGGCGAAAGATCGAAGCGGCTCGGCGGGAGCGTCGCGACGAATGCCTCCAGCCGGTTGCGCCGTTCGCGGAAGGGCAGGGCGCGCAGATCCTCTTCGCCGTTGCGGAGGATGTCGTAGCAGCGGATGAAGGCCGGATAGTGCTCCCGCATCTTCGGCGACACCGTCTTGCGGTTCAGTCGCTGCTGCAGGTCCGAGAAGGTGCCGGTCGCCGTCTGCGGATCGCCGACCAACAGTTCGCCGTCGAGCGCGCCGTCGAAATGCATGGCCTCGACGAGATCGGGAAACGCGCCCGAAATATCGTCGCCGGTGCGCGAATAGAGACGGCGTATGCCGCCCTCGCACACCGCCTGCACGCGGATGCCGTCCCATTTCCATTCGGTGGCGTAGTCGGACGGGTCGAGCTTTTCGAGGTCCCGGTTCTCCACCGGATGCGAGAGCATGACCGGCGTGAACAGCGCCTTCGCCGCCTTCTCCGGCTTGGGCGCATTGCCTTCGAGCCACGCGAACAGGGAGGCGTAGGGCGGCGTCAGCCCGTGCCACAGTTCCTCGATCTCGGCGACATCGACCTTGCCGAGGTCGGCGACCGCCTGCTTGGCGAGGCGCGCGGAAACGCCGATGCGCAGGCCGCCCGTCACCAGCTTGATGATGGCGAAGCGGGCCGAGATGCCGGCGCTGTCGAGGAGCTTTGAGAGCACTGAAGGGCCGTCCGACCGGCTGGCGTTCTGCAATCTTTCGACGACTTCCGAGAGCGTCGGCTCCCGGTTGGCGCGCAGGCCATGCTCGGGCTCCGGCCAGACAAGCGAGACGGTCTCGGCGAGATCGCCGACATAGTCGTAGGAGTAGCCGAACAGCACCGGGTCCATGCGTTCGACCACCAGCATGCGCAGCATGGCCGGCTTCACCGAGGCGATGTCGAGGTCGCCGGTGATGGCCGCCAGCGCCAGCCCGCGATCCGGATCCGGCGTCTCGCGGAAATAATCGGTGAGCAGCGTCAGCTTGCCGTTGCGCGACGGCGTCAGCACGAGGCGGTCAAGGAGTTCGGCGAAGCGGTTCATGGGGTGGTCTCTCCCCCTTGCGGGGAGGGTGGCTCGCGAAGCGAGCCGGGTGGGGTAGTTGCCGCAATGCGCGGCGCTGTTGCGTCGACAGGAAAGGAAAGGGCGTGCCGGCGGAGGTTACCCCACCCGGCCCTTCGGGCCACCCTCCCCGCAAGGGGGAGGGATCGCAGCGTGCCCTTCACCATCAATCCCCCTCGTCCTCGTAGCCGACGAGATGCAGCGCCTGGGCGGCGATGCCGTTCAGCTCGCACCAGCGCACCAGCGCTTCCTCGCGGCCATGCGTGACCCAGACCTCGGAGGCGCCGGTCTCCTCGATCGTCTCGATCAGCTCGTCCCAGTCGGAATGGTCGGAGATGATGAGCGGCAGCTCGACGCCGCGCTGCCTGGCGCGCTGGCGGATGCGCATCCAGCCGGAGGCGAAGCTCGATACGGGGTCGGGGAAGCGCCGCGCCCAGCGGTCGGCGAAGGCCGAGGGCGGGCCGATGACGATCGCGCCGGCGAACTGATCCTTCGCGCCGCCCTCGATCGTCGCGGGCGCGAGTGGTCCGAGCCGGACGCCCTGGCTCTCGAAATAGTCCGACAGTTTCGCCAGCGCGCCGTGGATATAGATCGGCCGGTCGTAACCGGCGTCGCGCAAAAGGCGGATGACGCGCTGCGCCTTGCCGAGCGCATAGGCGCCGACGAGATGCGTGCGCTCGGGAAACTGCTCGACGGACTTGAGCAGCCGGCCGATCTCCTCCGAGGCCGGCGGGTGGCGGAACACCGGCAGGCCGAAGGTCGCCTCGGTGATGAAGACGTCGCAGGGGATCGTCACGAAGGGCGCGCAGGTAGGGTCGGCGCGGCGCTTGTAGTCTCCCGATGCGACGATGCGCATGCCGCCATGCTCGACCAGGATCTGC
The window above is part of the Rhizobiaceae bacterium genome. Proteins encoded here:
- a CDS encoding ligase-associated DNA damage response exonuclease; this translates as MRARDLLQPRPEGLYCPPGDFFIDPVRAVDRALVTHGHSDHARSGHAHVLATRQTLDIMALRYGENFAGQTQAAAIAEPITINGVTVTFQPAGHVLGSAQILVEHGGMRIVASGDYKRRADPTCAPFVTIPCDVFITEATFGLPVFRHPPASEEIGRLLKSVEQFPERTHLVGAYALGKAQRVIRLLRDAGYDRPIYIHGALAKLSDYFESQGVRLGPLAPATIEGGAKDQFAGAIVIGPPSAFADRWARRFPDPVSSFASGWMRIRQRARQRGVELPLIISDHSDWDELIETIEETGASEVWVTHGREEALVRWCELNGIAAQALHLVGYEDEGD
- a CDS encoding cisplatin damage response ATP-dependent DNA ligase, whose translation is MNRFAELLDRLVLTPSRNGKLTLLTDYFRETPDPDRGLALAAITGDLDIASVKPAMLRMLVVERMDPVLFGYSYDYVGDLAETVSLVWPEPEHGLRANREPTLSEVVERLQNASRSDGPSVLSKLLDSAGISARFAIIKLVTGGLRIGVSARLAKQAVADLGKVDVAEIEELWHGLTPPYASLFAWLEGNAPKPEKAAKALFTPVMLSHPVENRDLEKLDPSDYATEWKWDGIRVQAVCEGGIRRLYSRTGDDISGAFPDLVEAMHFDGALDGELLVGDPQTATGTFSDLQQRLNRKTVSPKMREHYPAFIRCYDILRNGEEDLRALPFRERRNRLEAFVATLPPSRFDLSPLVAFSDWEALERLRGEPPHPIIEGVMLKRWDSPYLAGRPKGPWFKWKRDPHTVDAVLMYAQRGHGKRSSFYSDYTFGVWTGPEGEEELVPVGKAYFGFTDEELKQLDKYIRDNTLERFGPVRSVRADRKQGLVLEIAFEGLNRSTRHKSGVAMRFPRISRLRWDKPAAEADRIETLQALLD